One Candidatus Tiamatella incendiivivens genomic window, TCCTCGTTATCCTCAAAGCTTTGTAGGAACTTTCAAACCAGTCAGATAAATCTACATGAAGACCTATAGGTAGGAATGGGAGCGGTGACGCTCCTAGCGATAGCTTATTTCCTGCTAAATCAGTGAACTCTACGTTCTCCCTTGGAGGCATTATGTTAAAGTAGGTATAGAAATGGTCAGAAGCCAGTAGATATGTACCTTTCTCCGTTTCAACACTAACACCCTGTAAGCCCTTGGTATGGCCTGGAAGTGTGACCACTTTGATTCCTTTAGCTATTTCAGTATCTCCATCCATTAATACAAGATCCATTCCTTCTAAGGAATTGAGCGCTCCCTGATCATATGTTCCCTTCATGTGCGGAGTAGGGTGATGCGCGAATTCCCACTCTCTTTTCTGCACTATGATACGGGCATTGTGGAATAGGTGTACTGTTGCTACATGATCGAAGTGAAGGTGCGTTAGTATTAGAGTATCAACATCCTCGGGTTTCAGCCCAACTTTCTCTAAAGCTTCTCTAGTACCTTTTTCTCCTCCTCCCATAGCTGGGAAACCGTGTACCAACCCGTTCGATCCAGGTGCCTCCATTCCTGCGTCAACTACTATTCTCTCATCTGCACCTGCTATGTGCCAGATGTAAACTCCACTATTCACTAGTGTTCTCATATCTCCCAGGAAGAACGGGACGCCCAATGGGGCAGCTATTTTCGATTGGACTAAGGGGATTATCTTATAACTCAAGGGTTACCACCTTTCAACGCTTTCTGTTTCTCTTTCTCCTGGAGTAACCTCCAGTTTATCTTCCCGGCTCCCGTTCTAGGTATAGTGTCAGCAAACTCTATTTCTCTAGGATACTTGTATGGCGCCATTTTCTCTTTGGCCCAGGTAATTATCTCTTCAGCTTTTATTTTACCCTTGTACTCTTCCTTCAACACTATGAATGCTTTTACCTCTTCTCCTACTCTCGAGTTAGGAGTACCAACTACTACAACTTCTTGTATAGCGGGATGCTCGTAGAGCTTTGATTCCACCTCTGCAGGCCAGACCTTCATTCCAGCCCTGTTAATCATCCTCTTCAATCTATCTGCTATGTAGAAGTAACCGTCTTCATCCATGTAGCCGACATCGCCTGTTCTAAAGTATTTTACACCGTTGATCTCTATGAATGCTTCCACGGTCTCCTTTGACTTGTTCCAGTATCCTTTGAAGACTTCCGGGCCTTTAAGTATTATTTCTCCTAGCTCTCCTGGTTTTACTGGACTACCTGTGAGGGGATCTATGATCATTGCATCTACTCCGAAGTCAGGTATACCTATTGACCCGTACTTTGGGTTCTCAACGGTATTCATATGTGTTTGAGAGATAGTTTCTGTAAGACCGTATCCTTCCATATATTTCGTACCTGTCACTTGCTCCCATTTCTCAGCTACTGCTTTCGGTGTAGGCATACCTCCTCCGCCAGTGACCCTTAGGCTCTTCAGGTTCCTATTCGGCAGGTCCGGATCTGCTAGGACATCGAATATCATTGTGGCAATGCTTATCCAGTGGGTTACTTGGTATTTTTCAATAGCATCCATAGCTGTTTTCCTATCCCACCTCGTCATTAACACCATCGTGGAGCCGGTGTAGATTGGTGAGAGCAGTGAGTGGATTAGTCCTGTCACGTGGAAGAATGGTAGAGCAGAGAGGTGTATGGCTCCTGAAGATACTCGTTCCCAGTATGCAGCGGATAATGTATTGCTTAGTATTGTGAAGTTGGTGTGTATACATCCTTTGGGTGTGCCTGTACTACCCGCAGTATAAGGGATCATGGCTATGTCATCGCTTCCTACCGTCATTTCAGGCGGATCATTCTCTCTTAATGCTTCCTTCCAAGTAATTGCTCCTGAGAGATCATACTCTACCTTCATGAAGTCAGGTACAGTTAACTCTG contains:
- a CDS encoding N-acyl homoserine lactonase family protein; translation: MSYKIIPLVQSKIAAPLGVPFFLGDMRTLVNSGVYIWHIAGADERIVVDAGMEAPGSNGLVHGFPAMGGGEKGTREALEKVGLKPEDVDTLILTHLHFDHVATVHLFHNARIIVQKREWEFAHHPTPHMKGTYDQGALNSLEGMDLVLMDGDTEIAKGIKVVTLPGHTKGLQGVSVETEKGTYLLASDHFYTYFNIMPPRENVEFTDLAGNKLSLGASPLPFLPIGLHVDLSDWFESSYKALRITRRNMIIPGHDPSVVNKTFP
- a CDS encoding AMP-binding protein, which codes for MLQIPKDRSWFKFYPPGFTLELDYPKTTVYELLETSARRFPGKTAVIFYGGKLTYRQIKEYAERMATFLARNGIGKGDRVAIYALNSPHWIIAYFGILRAKAVVVPVNPLLRGRELEYIIRDSGAKMIITTGELLPNAKMVAEDLGLKVIAGNHTDYLPEQPELTVPDFMKVEYDLSGAITWKEALRENDPPEMTVGSDDIAMIPYTAGSTGTPKGCIHTNFTILSNTLSAAYWERVSSGAIHLSALPFFHVTGLIHSLLSPIYTGSTMVLMTRWDRKTAMDAIEKYQVTHWISIATMIFDVLADPDLPNRNLKSLRVTGGGGMPTPKAVAEKWEQVTGTKYMEGYGLTETISQTHMNTVENPKYGSIGIPDFGVDAMIIDPLTGSPVKPGELGEIILKGPEVFKGYWNKSKETVEAFIEINGVKYFRTGDVGYMDEDGYFYIADRLKRMINRAGMKVWPAEVESKLYEHPAIQEVVVVGTPNSRVGEEVKAFIVLKEEYKGKIKAEEIITWAKEKMAPYKYPREIEFADTIPRTGAGKINWRLLQEKEKQKALKGGNP